Proteins from a genomic interval of Microbacterium esteraromaticum:
- a CDS encoding ABC transporter permease, which produces MIRRVVELVASAVFVLWGAATLAFLAFRVIPGDPVDVMLGPLAQVSEATKAGIRDELGLTRPPRQQYLDYLGGLLRGDLGESYQLRMPVAEVIGRNLAPTVQLTLLALVIGVVLALTVALLARRGAPRAVASAVELVVLSSPVFWIGLILLSVFAFGLGWFPVAGTRNPATIVLPAITLALPVAALIGQVLRDGIEQAERQPFAETVRARGAGPVRLTLVHTLRHGASGALTLTAYLVGSLLGGAVLVETVFARPGLGRVTLTAILDRDLPVVTGIIMLSALVFVVINTIVELVHPLIDPRLHVARRPNDATPTDATPAGAGEPR; this is translated from the coding sequence GTGATCCGCCGGGTCGTCGAGCTCGTCGCATCCGCGGTCTTCGTACTGTGGGGTGCGGCGACGCTCGCGTTCCTGGCCTTCCGGGTGATTCCCGGTGACCCCGTCGATGTCATGCTCGGACCGCTCGCGCAGGTGTCCGAGGCGACGAAAGCCGGCATCCGCGACGAACTCGGCCTCACTCGCCCACCGCGGCAGCAGTACCTCGACTACCTCGGCGGACTGCTGCGGGGCGACCTCGGGGAGTCGTATCAATTGCGGATGCCGGTAGCCGAGGTGATCGGACGGAATCTCGCCCCGACCGTGCAGCTGACACTGCTGGCGCTCGTGATCGGCGTGGTACTCGCGCTGACGGTCGCGCTCCTGGCCCGCCGCGGCGCGCCGCGCGCCGTCGCCAGCGCCGTCGAGCTCGTGGTGCTGTCATCGCCGGTGTTCTGGATCGGACTGATTCTGCTGTCGGTCTTCGCGTTCGGTCTCGGATGGTTCCCGGTCGCGGGCACGCGCAATCCGGCGACGATCGTGCTTCCTGCCATCACGCTTGCGCTGCCGGTGGCGGCCCTGATCGGGCAGGTGCTGCGCGACGGCATCGAGCAGGCTGAGCGGCAGCCCTTCGCCGAGACGGTGCGCGCGCGAGGCGCTGGGCCGGTGCGGCTGACCCTCGTACACACTCTGCGGCACGGGGCATCCGGTGCCTTGACGCTGACCGCCTATCTCGTCGGGTCGCTGCTGGGCGGCGCGGTGCTCGTCGAGACGGTGTTCGCGCGCCCCGGCCTGGGCCGGGTCACCCTCACCGCGATTCTTGATCGTGACCTGCCGGTCGTCACCGGCATCATCATGCTCAGCGCGCTGGTCTTCGTCGTCATCAACACGATCGTCGAACTCGTGCATCCACTGATCGACCCCCGATTGCACGTCGCGCGCCGCCCGAACGACGCGACGCCGACCGACGCGACGCCGGCCGGAGCGGGGGAGCCGCGATGA
- a CDS encoding ABC transporter substrate-binding protein translates to MPASTVRRLLPLAALAAASALLLSACAGPASDGQNDAQGAADPNGELVWAIEGANLAAGHMDPQISQLDVSGMVQRQVLDSLVFQEADGSFSPWLATDWTVSEDGTTYTFRLRDDVTFHDGEPFDAAAVKANFDRIIDPDTVSAQAASMLGGDYYAGTEVLGEYEVAVSFTQPYAPFLQAASTAQLGFWSPKVLEEAGDQLKAGGPGINVGTGPFVLTEYTPDQELVYSRNDDYAWGPHGDDAAAFETLRVQILPEASVRAGVVGSGEADLASNIPPNQVATLPDDVEVEAIEYPGLPYSLFLNEKHGVFADEKVRQAFARAIDIDTAVEEIFYGQFPRAWSVLSASTPGYDAAVEGTWAFDQDVANTLLDEAGWTERGDDGIRMKDGERLTADWIAWTPVPDDRTALANVVQSDLAEVGFEITRDVLEPAAYNERYGPKTFDITDWGFSGVDADLLRNHLHSEGFQNASQVSNAEIDALLEEGLAAQQQADRDAAYQQVQEWNAAYTAIVPLYTPSLITAVGATVDGLTYDLYGRPLFYEATVATP, encoded by the coding sequence ATGCCCGCATCCACCGTGCGCCGACTTCTTCCGCTCGCGGCGCTCGCCGCAGCATCCGCCCTTCTGCTCTCCGCCTGCGCCGGCCCAGCCTCCGACGGTCAGAACGACGCACAGGGCGCCGCCGACCCGAACGGCGAACTCGTCTGGGCCATCGAAGGGGCGAACCTCGCGGCCGGCCACATGGACCCCCAGATCAGTCAGCTCGACGTGTCGGGCATGGTGCAGCGCCAGGTGCTCGACTCCCTCGTCTTCCAAGAGGCCGACGGATCGTTTTCGCCGTGGCTCGCCACCGATTGGACGGTGTCCGAGGACGGCACCACCTACACCTTCCGCCTGCGTGACGACGTCACCTTCCACGACGGGGAGCCCTTCGATGCCGCCGCCGTCAAGGCGAACTTCGATCGCATCATCGATCCCGACACGGTCTCGGCGCAGGCGGCGAGCATGCTCGGTGGCGACTACTACGCGGGCACCGAGGTGCTGGGGGAGTACGAGGTCGCCGTCAGCTTCACGCAGCCCTACGCACCGTTCCTGCAGGCGGCGAGCACCGCGCAGCTCGGCTTCTGGTCGCCGAAGGTGCTCGAAGAGGCCGGCGATCAGCTCAAGGCCGGTGGGCCCGGCATCAACGTCGGTACCGGTCCGTTCGTGCTGACGGAGTACACCCCCGACCAGGAGCTCGTCTACTCGCGCAACGACGACTACGCGTGGGGGCCGCACGGCGACGACGCCGCCGCGTTCGAGACTCTGCGCGTGCAGATCCTCCCGGAGGCATCGGTGCGCGCAGGCGTGGTGGGCAGCGGCGAGGCCGACCTCGCCAGCAACATTCCGCCGAACCAGGTCGCAACACTCCCCGACGACGTCGAGGTAGAGGCGATCGAGTACCCCGGTCTGCCGTACTCGCTGTTCCTCAACGAGAAGCACGGCGTCTTCGCCGATGAGAAGGTGCGCCAGGCGTTCGCCAGGGCGATCGACATCGACACGGCCGTCGAGGAGATCTTCTACGGTCAGTTCCCGCGCGCATGGAGCGTGCTGTCTGCCTCGACGCCCGGCTACGACGCCGCCGTCGAGGGCACCTGGGCATTCGATCAGGACGTCGCGAACACGCTGCTCGATGAGGCCGGCTGGACCGAACGAGGCGACGACGGCATTCGGATGAAGGACGGCGAGCGGCTGACCGCCGACTGGATCGCGTGGACGCCCGTTCCCGATGACCGCACCGCTCTGGCCAACGTCGTCCAGTCCGACCTCGCCGAGGTCGGGTTCGAGATCACCCGCGACGTGCTCGAGCCGGCCGCGTACAACGAGCGCTACGGTCCCAAGACGTTCGACATCACCGACTGGGGCTTCTCGGGTGTCGACGCCGACCTGCTGCGCAACCACCTGCACAGCGAAGGGTTCCAGAACGCCTCGCAGGTGAGCAACGCCGAGATCGATGCGCTGCTCGAAGAGGGACTGGCTGCCCAGCAGCAGGCGGACCGCGACGCGGCCTACCAGCAGGTGCAGGAGTGGAACGCGGCATACACTGCCATCGTGCCGCTCTACACTCCTTCGCTCATCACCGCCGTGGGAGCCACCGTCGACGGGCTGACGTACGACCTCTACGGTCGTCCGCTGTTCTACGAAGCCACCGTCGCCACGCCGTGA
- the valS gene encoding valine--tRNA ligase gives MSSIPDKPALEGLEAKWGEAWSEQGTYLFDRARATGSGRDGVYSIDTPPPTASGSLHIGHVFSYTHTDITARFERMRGKNVFYPMGWDDNGLPTERRVQNYYGVRCDPSLAYDPDFTPPLEGGGKSSRAADQMPISRRNFIELCEKLTVEDEKHFEALFRQLGLSVDWTQSYRTISDDTIRQSQLAFLRNLERGEAYQSLAPTLWDIDFRSAIAQAELEDRDQQAAYHTIEFPFADGSGSIAVDTTRPELLPACIAIVTHPEGPHKHLIGTKVRTPFFGAEIEIHGHHLALADKGTGAAMVCTFGDVTDIVWWRELRTTAGAELPNMTTIGLDGRFLPEAPETVADADARTWYAESMAGKTVFSARKALVEKLQETGDMTAVGKPFNHAVKFFEKGDRPLEIVSTRQWYIRNGARDAELRDRLVEHGRELAWHPDFMRVRYENWVGGLTGDWLVSRQRFFGVPIPVWYALDENGERDYDRVLVPTTAQLPIDPTTDVPDGYTEQQRGVAGGFDAEKDIFDTWATSSLTPQLAGGWQRDEDLWNLVAPFDLRPQGQDIIRTWLFSTMLRSTLEDHRSPWRNAAISGFIVDPDRKKMSKSKGNVVTPADILDKHGSDAVRYWSASSRLGMDAAFDPQNPTQVKIGRRLAIKILNAAKFVLSFPVPEGAEVTHALDASMLTALDAVVRDATKAYENYDQAKALEVTEAFFWTFCDDYLELVKERAYDQTDVGQASAALALRLALSTLLRLLAPIVSFATEEAWSWFEEGSIHTAAWPSPLGIDGDTAVLDAASEALIGIRRAKTEAKASQKTPVASATIAAPAAKVEALRAVADDLRAVGRIAELSFADADELTVTAIELAPVEA, from the coding sequence ATGTCCAGCATTCCCGACAAGCCCGCACTCGAAGGTCTCGAAGCGAAGTGGGGCGAGGCCTGGTCCGAGCAGGGCACCTACCTGTTCGATCGTGCACGTGCGACCGGATCCGGCCGAGACGGCGTCTACTCGATCGACACTCCCCCGCCGACGGCGTCGGGCAGCCTGCACATCGGCCACGTGTTCTCGTACACCCACACCGACATCACGGCGCGCTTCGAGCGCATGCGCGGCAAGAACGTCTTCTACCCGATGGGATGGGATGACAACGGCCTGCCCACCGAGCGCCGCGTGCAGAACTATTACGGTGTGCGCTGCGATCCCTCCCTCGCGTACGACCCCGACTTCACTCCCCCGCTCGAGGGCGGCGGCAAGTCCTCGCGCGCGGCCGACCAGATGCCGATCAGCCGCCGCAACTTCATCGAGCTGTGCGAGAAGCTGACCGTCGAGGACGAGAAGCACTTCGAGGCGCTGTTCCGCCAGCTCGGCCTGAGCGTCGATTGGACCCAGTCGTACCGCACTATCTCGGACGACACGATCCGCCAGAGCCAGCTCGCGTTCCTGCGCAACCTGGAGCGGGGCGAGGCGTACCAGTCGCTCGCGCCGACACTGTGGGACATCGACTTCCGTTCGGCGATCGCCCAGGCTGAGCTTGAGGACCGCGACCAGCAGGCCGCCTATCACACCATCGAGTTCCCCTTCGCCGACGGCTCGGGTTCGATCGCGGTCGACACGACGCGCCCTGAACTGCTGCCGGCGTGCATCGCGATCGTCACCCACCCCGAGGGGCCGCACAAGCACCTCATCGGCACAAAGGTGCGCACGCCGTTCTTCGGCGCCGAGATCGAGATCCACGGGCACCACCTCGCCCTGGCCGACAAGGGCACCGGGGCCGCGATGGTCTGCACGTTCGGCGACGTGACCGACATCGTGTGGTGGCGCGAGCTGCGCACGACGGCCGGCGCCGAGCTGCCGAACATGACGACCATCGGGCTGGACGGACGCTTCCTTCCCGAAGCCCCCGAAACCGTGGCGGATGCCGACGCCCGCACCTGGTATGCCGAGAGCATGGCGGGCAAGACGGTGTTCAGCGCTCGCAAGGCGCTGGTTGAGAAGCTGCAGGAGACCGGCGACATGACGGCGGTCGGCAAGCCCTTCAACCACGCCGTGAAGTTCTTCGAGAAGGGCGATCGCCCGCTCGAGATCGTCTCGACACGTCAGTGGTACATCCGCAACGGCGCACGAGACGCCGAACTGCGCGACCGGCTCGTCGAGCACGGGCGCGAGCTGGCCTGGCACCCCGACTTCATGCGGGTGCGCTACGAGAACTGGGTCGGCGGCCTGACCGGCGACTGGCTCGTCTCGCGTCAGCGATTCTTCGGTGTTCCGATTCCGGTCTGGTACGCCCTCGACGAGAACGGCGAGCGCGACTACGACCGCGTGCTCGTTCCGACGACTGCTCAGCTGCCGATCGATCCGACCACCGATGTGCCCGACGGGTACACCGAGCAGCAGCGCGGTGTCGCGGGCGGTTTCGATGCTGAGAAGGACATCTTCGACACCTGGGCGACGTCCTCGCTCACGCCGCAGCTGGCCGGTGGCTGGCAGCGCGATGAGGACCTCTGGAACCTCGTGGCGCCGTTCGACCTGCGTCCGCAGGGCCAGGACATCATCCGCACCTGGCTGTTCTCGACGATGCTGCGCTCGACGCTTGAAGACCACCGGTCGCCGTGGCGCAACGCGGCGATCTCGGGCTTCATCGTCGACCCCGACCGCAAGAAGATGTCCAAGTCGAAGGGCAACGTCGTCACCCCGGCCGACATCCTCGACAAGCACGGCTCCGACGCGGTGCGCTACTGGTCGGCGTCGAGCCGTCTCGGAATGGACGCGGCGTTCGACCCGCAGAATCCCACGCAGGTGAAGATCGGTCGCCGCCTGGCGATCAAGATCCTCAACGCGGCGAAGTTCGTGCTGTCGTTCCCGGTCCCCGAGGGCGCTGAGGTCACGCACGCACTCGATGCGTCGATGCTCACCGCACTGGACGCCGTCGTGCGCGACGCGACCAAGGCCTACGAGAACTACGACCAGGCCAAGGCGCTGGAGGTCACCGAGGCGTTCTTCTGGACCTTCTGCGACGACTACCTGGAGCTGGTGAAGGAACGCGCCTACGACCAGACGGACGTCGGTCAGGCATCCGCCGCCCTGGCGCTGCGCCTGGCACTGTCGACGCTGCTGCGCCTGCTGGCGCCGATCGTGTCGTTCGCGACCGAGGAGGCGTGGTCGTGGTTCGAAGAGGGTTCGATCCACACCGCCGCATGGCCGTCCCCGCTGGGCATCGACGGTGACACCGCGGTGCTCGACGCCGCCAGCGAGGCGCTGATCGGCATCCGCCGCGCGAAGACCGAGGCCAAGGCCTCGCAGAAGACTCCGGTGGCCAGCGCCACGATCGCCGCCCCGGCGGCGAAGGTCGAGGCGCTGCGCGCCGTGGCCGATGATCTGCGTGCGGTCGGGCGCATCGCCGAGCTGAGCTTCGCGGATGCCGACGAGCTGACGGTCACGGCCATCGAGCTCGCCCCGGTGGAGGCGTGA